The proteins below come from a single Xenopus tropicalis strain Nigerian chromosome 9, UCB_Xtro_10.0, whole genome shotgun sequence genomic window:
- the tuba1cl.3 gene encoding tubulin alpha chain 1c like — protein sequence MRECISVHVGQAGVQIGNACWELYCLEHGIQPDGQMPSDKTIGGGDDSFNTFFSETGAGKHVPRAVFVDLEPTVIDEVRTGTYRQLFHPEQLITGKEDAANNYARGHYTIGKEIIDLVLDRIRKLADQCTGLQGFLIFHSFGGGTGSGFTSLLMERLSVDYGKKSKLEFSIYPAPQISTAVVEPYNSILTTHTTLEHSDCAFMVDNEAIYDICRRNLDIERPTYTNLNRLIGQIVSSITASLRFDGALNVDLTEFQTNLVPYPRIHFPLATYAPVISAEKAYHEQLSVSEITNACFEPANQMVKCDPRHGKYMACCLLYRGDVVPKDVNAAIATVKTKRTIQFVDWCPTGFKVGINYQPPTVVPGGDLAKVQRAVCMLSNTTAIAEAWARLDHKFDLMYAKRAFVHWYVGEGMEEGEFSEAREDMAALEKDYEEVGTDSVEGEGEEEGEEY from the exons ATg AGGGAGTGCATCTCAGTCCAtgtggggcaggcaggagtgcaGATTGgcaatgcatgctgggagctgtactgCCTGGAACATGGGATCCAACCGGACGGCCAGATGCCCAGCGACAAAACCATTGGGGGAGGGGACGATTCCTTCAACACCTTCTTCAGTGAGACCGGAGCCGGGAAGCACGTCCCCCGCGCTGTGTTTGTGGACCTGGAGCCCACTGTGATTG ATGAGGTTCGGACCGGTACCTACCGGCAGCTTTTCCACCCTGAGCAACTCATCACAGGCAAGGAAGATGCCGCCAATAACTACGCCCGCGGCCATTACACCATCGGCAAGGAGATCATTGACCTGGTGCTGGACAGGATCCGCAAGCTG gcGGATCAGTGCACAGGACTCCAGGGCTTCCTCATCTTCCACAGCTTCGGGGGGGGCACTGGCTCTGGATTCACCTCCCTGCTGATGGAACGTCTCTCTGTTGACTATGGCAAGAAGTCCAAGCTGGAATTCTCCATCTATCCAGCTCCTCAAATCTCCACGGCTGTGGTGGAACCCTACAACTCCATCCTCACCACCCACACAACACTGGAGCACTCAGACTGTGCCTTCATGGTGGATAATGAAGCCATTTATGACATCTGCAGAAGGAACCTGGACATTGAACGCCCAACCTACACCAACCTGAACCGTCTGATTGGCCAGATTGTGTCCTCTATCACAGCCTCCCTCAGATTTGATGGAGCACTGAATGTGGACCTGACAGAATTCCAAACCAACTTGGTACCCTACCCCCGTATCCATTTCCCTCTGGCCACCTATGCCCCTGTTATCTCTGCAGAGAAAGCTTACCATGAGCAGCTCTCTGTATCCGAGATCACCAATGCTTGCTTTGAGCCAGCCAATCAGATGGTGAAATGTGACCCCCGTCATGGTAAATACATGGCTTGTTGCCTGCTGTACCGCGGTGATGTGGTGCCCAAAGATGTCAATGCTGCTATTGCCACAGTGAAAACCAAGCGCACCATCCAGTTTGTGGACTGGTGCCCAACTGGTTTCAAGGTTGGTATCAACTACCAGCCCCCAACTGTGGTTCCGGGTGGGGATCTGGCCAAGGTACAGCGAGCTGTGTGCATGTTGAGCAACACCACCGCCATTGCTGAGGCCTGGGCTCGCCTGGATCACAAGTTTGACCTTATGTATGCCAAGCGTGCCTTTGTGCACTGGTATGTAGGGGAGGGAATGGAGGAAGGGGAGTTCTCTGAGGCCCGCGAGGATATGGCCGCCCTGGAGAAGGATTATGAGGAGGTCGGAACTGACAGCGTGGAGGGAGAGGGAGAAGAAGAGGGAGAAGAATACTAA